The uncultured Dysgonomonas sp. genome contains the following window.
CGAAGTTCAGAAAATTTTCCACACAGATTTTACCGAAAAAATTAATAAGACTGAATATTTGCGGAAGTCTTATAATAAAAAAGAATCTAAGATACGTCGTATAGCCAGAATTGCATGGCATAAATTGTTAGGATATAAGACTTTTTATAATTCAGCTATAATTACCCCCAATAAAATAGCAAAGATTATTGAAAACAATGAAAAAATGATATTTGCCGGATTTTTTCAAAATGATACATTTGCTTCTGTAGTAAAAGAACGTTTATACCGGGACTTTATACAATATCCCTCCCTGGGAACGGATAATGACGGACTTCTTGCCCGAATAAAAGAACGGGACAGTATCAGTCTACATATTCGCAGGGGGGATTACATCGGGCTTCCCCTTTATGATGTCTTTAATGGTACAGAATATTATCAGCGGGCAATCTCTTATTTTAAAATAAAATATCACAATCCTGTATTTATAATATTCTCCGATGATATTACTTGGGTTAAAGAGAATCTCATTATTGAGTGTGATTGTGAATATGTGGATTGGAATAATGGAGAAGATTCTTTCAAAGACTTGATTTTGATGGTGCATTGCGCTCACAATATAATAGCTAACAGTAGTTTCAGCTGGTGGGGTGCATGGCTCAATCAGAATCCCGCTAAAATAGTTATCTCTCCCCAAAATTGGTTTATAGGAAAACCGAGCGATGAGGTTGTGCCTAGCGATTGGTTGAGGCTTAATAATTAAACAGAATAGTATAATCCTATGATTTCTATTATAGTACCGGTATATAATGTAGAAAAATATATTGTCGAATGTATAGAATCTATATTGGTACAAACATATACAAACTGGGAATTATTTCTAATAAACGACGGCAGCACAGATTCTTCCGGTGATATTTGCCAAGGCTATGCCCATAAAGACAACCGCATTGCATATATCAGGACGCAAAACCGGGGTGCATGCCATGCCAGAAATACAGGTTTG
Protein-coding sequences here:
- a CDS encoding alpha-1,2-fucosyltransferase — its product is MEKVVRFIYGGGLGNQLFQYAAMLYIEKNFPEVKIIPDFDQYCYDCFHNGIEVQKIFHTDFTEKINKTEYLRKSYNKKESKIRRIARIAWHKLLGYKTFYNSAIITPNKIAKIIENNEKMIFAGFFQNDTFASVVKERLYRDFIQYPSLGTDNDGLLARIKERDSISLHIRRGDYIGLPLYDVFNGTEYYQRAISYFKIKYHNPVFIIFSDDITWVKENLIIECDCEYVDWNNGEDSFKDLILMVHCAHNIIANSSFSWWGAWLNQNPAKIVISPQNWFIGKPSDEVVPSDWLRLNN